Proteins from a genomic interval of Ensifer canadensis:
- a CDS encoding NnrS family protein encodes MVNSKSIWQAPYRPLFFLAGLWALVVPLVWILPEEIALERVSWHSSELLFGMAGAAVGGYLLTVLPAWTKRGPVPPAVTIIASSLWCTARLTAAFSMHFPHLASVIGASAYFVFLAAVLAVALLKAAAWHRLWAPLGAAALGISAALSNVYGLNSIGSPWGIYSLLITAIGGRAVPAFTRHWLVRTGTQTPFRDRPAFSYLAILGILAAICIRGAIQNISGYLLMLSGAVLLLQMASWQSLKAARYPALFILHIAFAWMPAALILNGVAIIFPAQFPPLAALHAMTMGAMGTMIAAFMMRSASVRNGERLILSRPTTCAFRLLSVSALLRVFGDGMSAANFEPVVAAAVCWMAAWALFMMVFVQAMSRPVPRPVFSAASRNQAYGKRESDVRPYLQNTANRCAVGRPINEA; translated from the coding sequence GTGGTCAATTCGAAGTCTATTTGGCAGGCACCCTACCGACCGCTGTTTTTTCTCGCCGGACTTTGGGCGCTCGTCGTACCCCTTGTCTGGATCCTCCCGGAAGAAATCGCGCTGGAAAGAGTCAGTTGGCATAGTAGCGAGCTTTTGTTCGGCATGGCCGGTGCTGCGGTAGGGGGCTATCTCCTTACGGTCTTGCCCGCGTGGACGAAGAGAGGTCCCGTCCCACCTGCGGTCACAATAATTGCTTCTTCCCTTTGGTGCACTGCCCGGCTCACGGCAGCATTCTCTATGCATTTCCCGCATCTCGCATCTGTCATCGGGGCATCTGCATATTTCGTGTTCTTGGCGGCTGTCCTGGCGGTTGCGTTGTTAAAGGCCGCGGCGTGGCACCGCCTGTGGGCACCACTCGGAGCGGCCGCACTTGGAATTAGCGCCGCGCTCTCCAACGTTTACGGCTTGAACTCGATAGGTTCGCCGTGGGGGATTTATAGCCTGTTGATCACCGCGATTGGTGGACGCGCCGTGCCTGCCTTCACGCGGCATTGGCTCGTCCGGACCGGGACACAGACCCCCTTTCGTGATCGGCCGGCATTTTCGTATCTGGCGATCCTGGGTATTCTGGCCGCCATTTGTATTCGAGGCGCGATCCAAAACATATCCGGCTACCTGTTGATGCTTTCAGGCGCTGTGTTGTTGCTGCAAATGGCGAGTTGGCAAAGCCTCAAGGCCGCGCGGTATCCGGCACTGTTTATCCTGCATATCGCCTTCGCCTGGATGCCGGCGGCGCTCATCCTGAACGGCGTTGCTATTATCTTTCCCGCCCAGTTCCCACCGCTCGCCGCCCTGCATGCAATGACGATGGGAGCTATGGGAACGATGATCGCCGCCTTCATGATGCGGTCGGCCTCGGTTCGTAACGGTGAGAGGCTGATCCTCAGCAGGCCCACGACTTGCGCGTTCAGGCTTCTATCTGTCTCCGCTTTGCTGCGTGTTTTTGGCGACGGCATGAGTGCCGCGAATTTCGAACCCGTTGTTGCCGCGGCGGTCTGCTGGATGGCCGCGTGGGCTCTCTTCATGATGGTCTTTGTTCAGGCGATGAGCCGTCCTGTGCCCAGACCGGTCTTTAGTGCGGCCAGCCGCAATCAGGCTTACGGCAAGCGGGAAAGTGACGTTCGACCTTACTTGCAGAACACGGCAAACCGGTGCGCGGTGGGTCGGCCAATTAACGAGGCCTAA
- a CDS encoding GMC oxidoreductase → MADIVIVGAGPVGLTIAEECSRAGRKVVVVESGLELESPEHSALNEVENVGELRTEAQIRKRIEFHGSQAKFWSPDVQPYGVRCRGLGGSTHAWAGKSAPFDALDFQARSWVPYSGWPVDHEHIVPYLLRAMKVLNLCPKALPERFDNEGLRSFYWQFARSRVDRLDIMRFGREFLARRPTNTDVLLDATVSRVGVNGDGSQFSRIDVVSVGGKRARIEATICVLAAGGIENARLLLASTDVFSQGIGNHYDVVGRFLMDHVAARVGRIPTDRMAALTKLFGFYGVHHENRAHMFAHGLALTAAAQEREQISNAAVFFSTERAPDDPWVALKRLLRSRSDNVGRDVLSVAAGSGFIARGIGMKILSDHRTPKVFKDLIVNTAIMISPNLVADEFQSRGLPHKLSGLRIEAICEQAPNPASRVSLSERKDKFGVPLAKIDWRISDLEYKTLLRIAELSHEALARAELPTPKLEPWVTERRTQDLVIIDMAHTLGTTRMSTSPKTGVVDLHCRVHGINNLYIAGGSVFPTSGHANPTLTILALAIRLADHLNSELERG, encoded by the coding sequence ATGGCGGATATCGTAATCGTGGGGGCTGGCCCTGTGGGCCTGACAATAGCCGAGGAGTGTTCCAGGGCGGGAAGGAAGGTCGTCGTCGTCGAAAGCGGGCTTGAACTCGAAAGTCCCGAGCATTCTGCGCTCAATGAAGTTGAGAACGTCGGTGAGCTTCGAACAGAAGCACAGATCCGCAAGAGGATAGAATTTCATGGTTCGCAAGCCAAGTTCTGGTCACCTGACGTACAGCCCTATGGCGTGCGATGCCGTGGCCTTGGCGGATCCACACACGCATGGGCGGGAAAGTCGGCCCCATTTGATGCGCTAGACTTTCAGGCTCGAAGCTGGGTGCCCTATTCCGGCTGGCCAGTCGATCACGAACACATCGTGCCCTATCTCCTTCGTGCAATGAAGGTCCTCAACCTATGTCCAAAGGCACTGCCGGAACGTTTTGACAACGAAGGGCTACGTTCATTCTACTGGCAGTTTGCTCGCTCTCGCGTCGATCGCCTTGACATAATGCGCTTCGGACGAGAGTTCCTGGCCCGCCGGCCGACCAATACGGATGTTCTTCTCGACGCGACAGTGAGCCGCGTGGGTGTGAACGGCGATGGATCCCAGTTTTCGCGCATCGATGTCGTCAGTGTTGGGGGCAAGCGCGCGCGCATTGAGGCCACGATTTGCGTGCTGGCTGCTGGCGGGATTGAGAATGCCCGGTTGTTGCTAGCGTCCACTGATGTCTTTTCGCAAGGAATCGGCAATCACTACGATGTCGTCGGGCGATTTCTCATGGACCACGTTGCGGCACGCGTGGGGCGGATCCCGACCGATCGAATGGCAGCGCTCACAAAGCTCTTCGGCTTCTATGGAGTTCACCACGAAAATCGCGCGCACATGTTCGCCCATGGTCTTGCTCTAACCGCTGCTGCCCAGGAACGCGAACAGATATCGAATGCCGCTGTCTTTTTCTCGACAGAACGTGCACCAGACGATCCATGGGTCGCCTTGAAGAGGCTGTTGCGTTCGCGCAGCGACAATGTCGGACGTGATGTTCTTTCCGTTGCCGCCGGTTCGGGATTCATCGCCAGGGGGATTGGTATGAAGATCCTTTCGGACCACCGCACACCCAAGGTCTTCAAGGATCTTATCGTCAACACGGCGATTATGATTTCGCCAAATCTCGTCGCCGACGAGTTCCAGTCCCGGGGTCTGCCTCACAAGTTGTCTGGGTTGCGCATAGAAGCGATCTGCGAACAGGCTCCAAATCCGGCGAGCAGGGTCAGCCTCAGCGAGCGGAAGGACAAGTTCGGCGTACCGCTCGCCAAGATCGATTGGCGCATTAGCGATCTCGAATACAAAACGTTGCTCAGGATTGCCGAATTATCGCATGAAGCTCTCGCCCGTGCTGAGCTCCCCACCCCGAAACTAGAACCTTGGGTCACAGAACGGCGCACACAGGATCTCGTCATCATCGATATGGCGCACACGCTTGGAACGACGCGCATGTCGACGAGCCCAAAAACTGGTGTCGTCGACCTTCATTGCAGAGTTCATGGCATCAACAACTTGTACATTGCCGGCGGCTCGGTGTTTCCAACCAGCGGTCACGCCAATCCGACGTTGACGATCCTTGCTCTTGCAATCCGGTTGGCCGATCATCTGAATTCGGAACTGGAGCGAGGCTAA
- a CDS encoding hemerythrin domain-containing protein, with protein sequence MRLETLHRELLTICLRLEEVAADIEMSASEPVRELAQSIPAILKEVHDLEEHTLFPDFDRNAGSLFAAKAIERLKADHRCDRLAAEELSLLFCALADGRSDLGPDTIARLLHGFQEALRRHIHAESLLMEALLAAKSEAREIFQ encoded by the coding sequence ATGCGCCTGGAAACGCTCCACCGTGAACTGCTCACGATTTGCCTTCGGCTCGAGGAGGTTGCCGCGGACATCGAGATGAGCGCGAGCGAACCAGTTCGTGAGCTTGCGCAGTCGATCCCAGCAATTCTGAAGGAAGTTCATGACCTCGAAGAGCATACTCTCTTTCCCGATTTCGATCGCAACGCGGGTTCGCTCTTCGCCGCCAAGGCCATCGAAAGGCTGAAGGCTGATCATCGCTGCGACCGGCTGGCGGCAGAGGAACTCTCACTCCTCTTTTGCGCGCTGGCCGATGGCCGGTCTGATCTCGGGCCAGACACCATTGCCCGTCTACTGCACGGCTTCCAGGAAGCGCTCCGCCGGCATATTCACGCCGAGAGCCTTCTCATGGAGGCGCTGTTAGCGGCTAAGTCCGAAGCTCGCGAGATTTTTCAGTAA